Proteins from one uncultured Desulfuromonas sp. genomic window:
- a CDS encoding XrtA system polysaccharide deacetylase gives MTTPVKQAAPLTNLLSIDVEDYFQVSAFEKVSPPASWEEREWRFEANTERVLGLLEEQGIYATFFVLSWVAERCPALIQRLVSAGHELASHGHGHRRINTLSRDEFRADIRHAKDQLEQTSGTEVLGYRAPSYSISQKTSWAFDELIEAGYRYDSSIFPMRHDFYGMADWSRFAGFAVKDEQGTWQDGEPTAGQASLRELPISTLRLAGKNLPIAGGGYFRLLPYCVTRWGLQRINQQDGQPFVFYLHPWEFDPHQPRMQGAGWKSNFRHYLNLNKTQPRFKKLLEDFHFSTIRDGLGLAEAK, from the coding sequence ATGACAACGCCTGTCAAGCAAGCCGCGCCTCTGACCAACCTGCTCAGCATCGATGTCGAGGATTATTTTCAGGTTTCGGCGTTTGAAAAAGTCTCGCCACCCGCCTCTTGGGAAGAGCGTGAATGGCGCTTTGAAGCCAATACGGAACGCGTACTGGGTTTGCTGGAAGAACAGGGGATTTATGCGACCTTCTTCGTCTTGAGCTGGGTGGCTGAACGGTGCCCAGCCCTGATTCAGCGCCTGGTTTCTGCCGGGCATGAACTGGCCAGCCATGGACATGGCCATCGGCGCATCAACACCTTGTCCCGTGACGAGTTTCGTGCCGATATCCGTCACGCCAAAGATCAGCTTGAACAAACGTCGGGAACCGAAGTTTTGGGATACCGGGCGCCCAGTTATTCCATCTCCCAGAAGACGTCCTGGGCCTTTGACGAACTGATTGAGGCCGGATACCGCTATGATTCGAGCATTTTCCCCATGCGTCATGATTTTTACGGGATGGCGGATTGGTCGCGTTTTGCCGGATTTGCGGTTAAGGACGAACAGGGCACCTGGCAGGACGGGGAACCAACTGCCGGCCAAGCCTCTTTGCGGGAACTCCCCATTTCAACCCTGCGTCTTGCCGGTAAAAACTTGCCCATTGCCGGGGGCGGCTATTTTCGTCTGCTGCCCTATTGTGTGACGCGCTGGGGGCTGCAGCGTATCAATCAGCAGGATGGTCAGCCGTTTGTATTTTATCTGCATCCCTGGGAGTTCGATCCCCATCAGCCTCGGATGCAGGGCGCTGGCTGGAAGAGTAATTTCAGACATTATTTGAATCTGAACAAGACACAGCCGCGCTTCAAAAAATTGCTGGAAGATTTCCATTTTTCTACCATTCGTGATGGTTTGGGATTGGCAGAGGCGAAATGA
- a CDS encoding TIGR03016 family PEP-CTERM system-associated outer membrane protein, with protein MTPTFSLREEYNDNIDLEHDGESDFITLIRAGYDVDWETRLFELNLTLGLEYEKYLDNSDEDDLRPSQGTHLESTFHLYRDMVFLRISDTYERVAIDEGDEGGIDNNLTNLTDSNRLEINPYALFDLSRTMQLRLDYQYENQWYDEEEGDDADYHRYSATLTKALTAHISSSVTGGFTQYRPKDATESLNDDTGEEEYDRRDISLGLQWQPIEQIVFAGNIGRAWLDYEFSDDYDTNLLGLSMDYQLSRTLSLALAYQEDISGSVEDGAQDRQEYTFALGYSDRITAQLDLFSRTDDYVEQNRQDDAVGGSLSAEVPFSDKFGMSTLIRYTDYDEDAPDYSEQYQRYGFQFALFRELRLGRISLGYTYNRNDSDQRDEDYTNNIIYAQLALRW; from the coding sequence ATGACACCGACCTTTTCTCTGCGGGAAGAATATAACGACAATATTGATCTTGAGCACGATGGAGAAAGTGATTTCATCACGTTGATTCGTGCGGGGTATGACGTGGATTGGGAGACGCGTCTGTTTGAACTGAACCTTACTCTTGGCCTGGAGTATGAAAAATACCTGGATAACAGTGACGAGGATGATCTGCGCCCCAGTCAGGGAACGCACCTTGAATCGACATTTCATCTTTACCGGGATATGGTCTTCCTTCGCATCAGCGATACCTATGAACGTGTGGCCATTGATGAAGGGGATGAAGGCGGTATCGACAACAATCTGACCAATCTGACCGACAGCAATCGTCTGGAAATTAATCCTTACGCGTTGTTTGATCTTTCCCGCACCATGCAGCTGCGTCTTGACTATCAGTACGAAAACCAGTGGTACGACGAAGAGGAAGGCGATGACGCCGACTATCACCGTTACAGTGCCACCCTGACCAAAGCATTGACTGCGCATATCAGCTCTTCTGTCACTGGCGGATTTACCCAGTATCGCCCGAAAGACGCCACGGAATCACTGAATGACGATACCGGCGAAGAAGAATATGACCGTCGCGATATCAGCCTGGGCCTGCAATGGCAGCCGATAGAGCAGATTGTTTTTGCCGGCAATATTGGACGCGCGTGGCTCGATTACGAATTCAGCGACGATTATGACACCAACCTCTTGGGTTTGAGCATGGATTATCAGCTTTCCAGAACATTGTCATTGGCCCTCGCGTATCAGGAAGATATCAGCGGCAGTGTCGAAGATGGGGCTCAAGACCGTCAGGAGTATACCTTTGCTCTGGGTTACAGCGATCGCATCACCGCTCAGCTCGATCTTTTTAGCCGTACGGATGATTATGTCGAACAAAATCGGCAGGACGATGCAGTCGGCGGCAGCCTGAGCGCCGAAGTGCCCTTCAGCGATAAATTCGGCATGAGCACGTTGATCCGTTACACCGATTATGACGAGGATGCGCCGGATTATTCAGAACAGTATCAACGCTACGGTTTTCAGTTTGCCCTGTTTCGGGAACTGCGCCTGGGCCGGATTTCATTGGGCTATACCTACAATCGCAACGATTCCGATCAGCGCGACGAGGACTACACCAACAACATCATCTATGCGCAGCTGGCGTTACGCTGGTAA
- a CDS encoding XrtA/PEP-CTERM system-associated ATPase, with protein MYEAYFGLTTKPFELVPNPQFLFLSHSHRKAINYLSYGLQERAGFILLAGEVGSGKTTIIRNLIKDLDEDIALSRVFNTRADARQVLAMINEDFGLTVENKDKVTLLSELYDYLVELHAAGKRAVIIIDEAQNLSVEVLEEIRLLSNLEADSAKLLQIVLVGQPELLSMITQPELRQLRQRIGIHCHLEPLTRDETEAYVYHRLETAGNREAVVWHDGAFDLLFHYSGGVPRLINLFCDFALLCAFAEESRDLTLELLHEVIGDITWDQQERSSATVQLRELQVRTGGTDSPEQRLTALENLWGEGGEMVRRLEARDERLQQIQLESMRRMEMLLERISDRLGALLVAGKGRRGQ; from the coding sequence ATGTATGAAGCTTATTTTGGTTTAACCACCAAGCCGTTTGAACTGGTGCCCAACCCACAGTTCCTGTTTTTGAGCCATTCACACCGAAAGGCCATCAACTACCTGAGCTATGGATTGCAGGAACGGGCCGGTTTTATTTTATTGGCCGGAGAAGTCGGCTCTGGGAAAACCACGATTATTCGCAATCTGATCAAGGATTTGGACGAGGATATCGCGCTGTCACGGGTCTTTAATACGCGGGCAGATGCCAGGCAGGTCCTGGCCATGATCAATGAAGACTTTGGCCTGACTGTTGAAAATAAGGACAAAGTGACCCTGCTCAGTGAGCTGTATGACTATCTGGTCGAACTGCATGCTGCAGGCAAGCGGGCCGTCATTATCATTGATGAAGCCCAGAACCTGTCCGTCGAGGTGCTTGAAGAGATTCGTCTGTTATCCAACCTGGAGGCCGACAGCGCCAAGTTGCTGCAGATTGTTCTGGTTGGTCAACCTGAATTGCTCAGCATGATTACCCAGCCTGAATTGCGTCAGTTACGGCAGCGCATCGGGATTCACTGCCACCTAGAACCGCTCACCCGGGATGAGACCGAAGCGTATGTCTACCATCGTCTCGAAACCGCCGGCAATCGCGAGGCCGTGGTCTGGCATGACGGTGCTTTCGATCTGCTGTTTCATTACAGCGGTGGGGTGCCGCGCCTGATCAATCTGTTTTGTGATTTTGCCTTGTTATGTGCCTTTGCCGAAGAAAGTCGAGACCTGACTCTGGAGTTACTCCATGAAGTGATCGGAGACATCACCTGGGACCAACAGGAACGCAGCTCGGCCACAGTCCAGCTCAGAGAACTCCAAGTTCGTACCGGGGGCACCGATTCGCCGGAGCAAAGGCTCACGGCGCTTGAGAATCTGTGGGGGGAAGGCGGCGAGATGGTGCGCCGCCTTGAAGCCCGTGACGAACGCCTGCAGCAGATTCAGTTGGAGAGCATGCGGCGCATGGAAATGTTGTTGGAGCGGATTTCCGATCGCCTTGGTGCCCTGCTGGTCGCTGGAAAAGGGAGACGGGGACAATGA
- a CDS encoding FemAB family XrtA/PEP-CTERM system-associated protein gives MQIRRATSADRQRWDTYVAGHPEGTPYQFWAWQQAVEKAYGYHHQYLVAEEETEICGILPLIDFRLPWRSSRLISLPFCDAGGVLTRDPDVAAALIERAENFANGQLRAILPQKPDQTNQTNKVRMVLELPDSSAALLDGMKSKLRSQVKKPQRDGLTARLGRQELVDAFYSVFSENMRDLGSPVHSRRWIDAVVEAYGDNCRVGTVYTPQGEIAAAGIILLHPGLVVIPWASARRQFNTMNPNMLLYWSFLSFACDRGYPRFDFGRSTPQEGTYRFKKQWGATPQPLYWYDLCADHVEKSAPVTSGTSPLRHWVTSLWQKLPLPVANTLGPELRKYISL, from the coding sequence ATGCAGATACGACGCGCGACATCTGCAGATCGTCAGCGGTGGGATACGTATGTTGCCGGCCACCCCGAAGGTACGCCCTATCAGTTTTGGGCCTGGCAGCAAGCCGTAGAAAAAGCGTACGGCTATCATCATCAATACCTGGTAGCTGAAGAGGAAACCGAGATTTGCGGCATACTGCCGTTGATCGATTTCCGTCTGCCATGGCGAAGCTCTCGGCTGATCTCCCTGCCGTTTTGTGATGCCGGTGGCGTGTTGACACGGGATCCGGACGTGGCCGCAGCGCTGATTGAACGGGCGGAAAATTTTGCCAATGGCCAGTTGCGTGCCATCTTGCCACAAAAGCCCGACCAGACGAACCAGACCAACAAGGTGCGTATGGTGCTCGAACTGCCCGATAGCAGCGCCGCCTTGCTGGATGGCATGAAGTCGAAGTTAAGAAGTCAGGTTAAGAAGCCGCAACGCGATGGATTGACGGCGCGTCTTGGTAGACAGGAGCTGGTTGACGCGTTCTACAGTGTGTTCAGCGAAAATATGCGTGACCTTGGTTCACCGGTGCACAGCCGTCGCTGGATTGACGCAGTTGTTGAGGCTTATGGCGACAACTGCCGGGTCGGCACCGTTTACACGCCTCAGGGTGAGATTGCCGCTGCCGGAATTATTCTGCTGCATCCGGGGCTGGTCGTCATCCCCTGGGCATCGGCACGGCGGCAGTTTAACACGATGAACCCCAATATGTTGCTGTACTGGTCGTTTCTCTCTTTTGCCTGCGATCGCGGCTATCCCCGTTTTGACTTTGGCCGCTCAACACCGCAGGAAGGAACCTATCGATTTAAAAAGCAATGGGGAGCGACGCCACAGCCGCTCTACTGGTATGACCTCTGTGCTGATCATGTTGAAAAGTCAGCACCGGTTACCAGCGGCACGTCGCCTTTGCGTCACTGGGTGACTAGCTTGTGGCAGAAGTTGCCGTTGCCCGTGGCCAATACTCTGGGACCCGAACTGAGAAAGTATATCTCGTTATGA
- a CDS encoding XrtA-associated tyrosine autokinase, translating to MSRIDNAIEKATKKRQAATLRTEESSVEVPAAEAQTIPEVPSEQVAPAIDASLELNNPFLVTAHDDTGPASEQYRKLKSSLVKLSQLKRFDKSLMVTSATGGEGKTLTSLNLAISLAQEFDHTVLLVEADIRCPSVMKYLGLEASIGLTDCVLDGIDVGEALVKTGIGKLTILPAGRNVPNPVELFSSNRMLELLSEIKNRYPDRYVIVDTTPILPFAEPQYIANAVGGVLFVVREGYTSTDKMNKGLAMLKNHNLLGVVCNAVRQTHDSRYGYYGYYGYK from the coding sequence ATGAGTCGGATTGATAACGCCATAGAAAAAGCAACAAAAAAGCGCCAGGCCGCTACGCTGAGAACAGAAGAGAGCTCTGTAGAGGTTCCTGCTGCGGAGGCTCAAACAATTCCAGAGGTTCCGAGTGAACAAGTCGCCCCGGCGATAGATGCTTCGCTGGAGCTTAATAATCCCTTTCTCGTTACGGCACATGATGATACCGGGCCGGCATCGGAGCAATACCGTAAGCTCAAATCATCGCTGGTCAAGCTAAGCCAGTTGAAGCGATTTGATAAGTCGCTCATGGTAACCAGTGCCACTGGGGGGGAAGGGAAAACCCTGACGTCTTTGAATTTGGCGATTTCCCTGGCGCAGGAGTTTGACCATACCGTTTTGCTGGTTGAGGCGGATATTCGCTGTCCTTCGGTAATGAAATATCTGGGACTCGAAGCGTCTATCGGTTTAACGGATTGTGTCCTCGACGGAATTGATGTTGGAGAGGCTTTGGTTAAAACCGGGATTGGTAAGTTGACTATTCTTCCCGCTGGCCGCAATGTGCCCAATCCTGTGGAGTTGTTTTCCTCGAATCGGATGCTGGAGCTGTTGTCTGAGATCAAAAATCGTTATCCGGACCGTTATGTGATTGTCGATACGACCCCGATTCTTCCTTTTGCAGAGCCGCAATATATTGCCAATGCTGTTGGTGGTGTGTTGTTCGTTGTCCGTGAGGGCTATACCTCAACGGATAAAATGAACAAAGGACTCGCCATGCTTAAAAATCATAACCTGCTCGGCGTTGTCTGCAATGCCGTTCGCCAGACTCATGACAGCCGTTACGGTTATTACGGTTATTACGGCTATAAATAA
- a CDS encoding XrtA system polysaccharide chain length determinant: MDSSLAQIKIYLNILYARRYWFLLTAVTVGLGIVIFTFTIPKQYEAKSTVFIEKNVVNSLLKGLTVMPSMEDRIRVLRYHMLSRDIISRVLRKLDMDVKSETPEAFESLIMQCQEVTKINMRGNDLFFVSLVSPDPVFARDYINALVNTYVEENLSSKREESFGADRFLSEQVKFYKQKLNVLEDEIYQYRKKTGIFSTVTEASIVEGVDTLETQVRQLQGKKNELIATVRTIHEQLASMEESASSGSGLFGGLDMMMGSDEDMQIEALQAKLDELLLVYNDSYPTVIKLRERISALEERKALQPDSEIEVEDDVFNPVEDPIFVDLKMRMNAAQSDLNALKARETELQNQINDNKRMLENFPRDKKALAEMERERSMVKNVYETLLERVGMAEVSKQMEVADKATTFRIVDPAILPTFPVGKARLLKMILGLIVGVGAGAAAVVAREHLDDTVRDADALRSKGVTVLAEIPLMLSDNDHASQKKKDKLVYSYCALCLSLIGLLMLHDLLGLSIIDQLLG, encoded by the coding sequence ATGGATTCCTCTTTGGCTCAGATTAAAATCTATCTCAATATCCTCTATGCCCGCCGCTATTGGTTTTTACTGACAGCAGTGACGGTTGGTCTGGGTATTGTCATTTTTACGTTTACGATACCAAAGCAGTATGAAGCAAAAAGCACTGTTTTTATTGAAAAAAATGTGGTGAATAGCTTGCTGAAGGGGCTTACGGTGATGCCGTCAATGGAGGACCGCATCCGGGTGTTGCGTTATCACATGCTCAGCCGTGACATTATCTCCCGTGTCCTGAGAAAGCTGGATATGGATGTAAAATCAGAGACCCCAGAGGCCTTTGAATCGCTCATCATGCAGTGCCAGGAAGTGACAAAAATCAATATGAGAGGAAATGATCTGTTTTTCGTTTCCTTGGTCAGCCCCGATCCCGTTTTTGCCCGCGATTACATCAATGCCCTTGTCAATACCTATGTCGAAGAGAATCTCTCTTCAAAGCGCGAAGAGTCTTTTGGCGCGGATCGTTTTCTTTCCGAGCAGGTCAAGTTTTACAAACAGAAATTAAACGTTCTTGAAGACGAGATTTATCAGTATCGAAAAAAAACAGGGATTTTTTCAACCGTCACTGAGGCCTCGATTGTCGAGGGGGTTGATACTCTGGAAACGCAGGTAAGGCAGTTGCAGGGCAAGAAAAACGAGTTGATTGCCACTGTGCGGACCATTCACGAGCAGTTGGCCTCTATGGAGGAGTCTGCTTCATCGGGAAGCGGCCTCTTTGGAGGGCTGGATATGATGATGGGCTCTGACGAGGATATGCAGATTGAAGCCTTGCAGGCGAAGTTGGATGAATTGTTGCTCGTTTATAATGATTCTTATCCCACCGTCATTAAATTGCGTGAGCGGATCAGTGCTTTGGAAGAGCGAAAAGCATTGCAACCTGATTCGGAAATTGAGGTGGAGGACGATGTTTTCAATCCGGTCGAAGATCCGATTTTTGTTGACCTTAAGATGCGTATGAATGCCGCGCAATCGGACCTCAATGCTTTGAAAGCTCGGGAAACGGAGTTGCAGAATCAGATCAATGACAACAAAAGAATGCTGGAAAATTTCCCACGAGACAAAAAAGCATTAGCTGAGATGGAGCGCGAGCGCTCCATGGTGAAAAATGTTTATGAGACTTTGCTCGAACGGGTTGGTATGGCCGAGGTGTCCAAGCAAATGGAAGTGGCTGACAAAGCCACCACTTTCCGTATCGTTGATCCGGCTATTTTGCCGACCTTCCCGGTCGGTAAAGCGCGGCTCTTGAAAATGATTCTGGGGCTTATCGTTGGTGTTGGAGCGGGAGCCGCTGCCGTTGTGGCCCGTGAGCACCTTGACGATACAGTCCGCGATGCCGATGCCTTGCGTTCCAAAGGGGTTACGGTGCTCGCGGAAATTCCACTGATGCTCAGTGATAACGATCATGCCAGTCAGAAGAAAAAGGACAAACTGGTGTACTCCTATTGTGCGCTGTGTCTCAGTCTGATCGGTTTGTTGATGCTTCATGATCTGTTGGGATTGTCCATTATAGATCAATTGCTCGGCTAG
- a CDS encoding glycosyltransferase, which produces MKVLSFSYCFPNHENPTWGIFVYQRLAALARQTELKVCSPVPWFPMVTGAQSEENEQCWKDVSVFRPRFFYIPKFFKNFDGRLYASGLRRWLESLQKSWQPDLLDAHFVWPDGVGVALLAQKFNIPYVITLRGKLYECLKDDSQTQQCRRALQGARAVISVSSRMAAEAVRLGADDQRLAVIPNGVDLKHFRIRDRQQCREKLNLPTTGRLLVTVAHLGHRKGHHEVIEALAALPDDVRLIIVGGDAQGGSKEQLMNVAKRHGVDDRLILPGRQGYDLIPYFYSAADLSVLASYREGCPNAVLESLACGTPAVATDVGAVPDILPQPECGGIVPPQQVDPLKQALSAALEKTWSSQQVRSASGVRSWDQVADEVNKVFEKVLSP; this is translated from the coding sequence ATGAAGGTGCTGTCGTTTTCATATTGCTTTCCCAACCACGAAAACCCGACCTGGGGGATTTTTGTTTACCAGCGTCTTGCCGCTTTGGCTCGACAGACCGAGTTAAAAGTGTGTTCGCCGGTGCCCTGGTTTCCCATGGTGACAGGGGCGCAGAGTGAAGAAAATGAGCAGTGCTGGAAGGATGTCTCGGTGTTTCGGCCGCGTTTTTTTTACATCCCGAAGTTTTTTAAAAACTTTGACGGCCGCCTTTATGCATCAGGTTTGCGCCGCTGGTTGGAGTCACTACAAAAAAGCTGGCAGCCGGATCTCCTCGACGCCCATTTTGTCTGGCCGGATGGCGTCGGCGTAGCCTTGCTGGCGCAAAAATTCAACATTCCGTATGTGATTACTTTGCGCGGAAAACTGTATGAATGTCTTAAAGATGACAGCCAGACCCAACAATGCCGCCGGGCTTTACAGGGGGCTCGGGCGGTGATCAGTGTTTCGTCGCGGATGGCCGCGGAAGCGGTTCGGCTCGGTGCCGATGACCAGCGGCTGGCAGTGATTCCCAACGGTGTGGATCTGAAACATTTCCGCATCCGAGACCGGCAGCAATGCCGCGAGAAATTGAACTTGCCCACCACGGGTCGTTTGCTGGTGACCGTGGCCCATCTCGGTCACCGTAAAGGGCATCATGAGGTGATCGAAGCCCTGGCTGCGCTGCCGGACGATGTGCGGCTGATTATTGTGGGTGGTGACGCTCAAGGTGGCAGCAAGGAACAACTGATGAACGTGGCGAAACGGCATGGCGTCGATGACAGGCTGATTCTACCCGGACGACAGGGGTATGACCTGATTCCGTATTTTTACAGTGCTGCGGATCTCAGCGTGCTGGCCTCCTACCGTGAAGGGTGCCCCAATGCGGTGTTGGAAAGTCTGGCCTGCGGGACACCGGCGGTGGCCACCGATGTGGGGGCGGTTCCCGATATCCTGCCTCAGCCGGAGTGTGGCGGAATCGTGCCACCGCAACAGGTGGACCCGCTCAAACAGGCCTTAAGCGCTGCGCTGGAGAAGACGTGGTCATCGCAACAGGTGCGTTCTGCCAGTGGTGTCCGCAGTTGGGATCAGGTGGCCGATGAAGTGAATAAAGTGTTTGAAAAAGTGCTTAGTCCTTAG
- a CDS encoding TIGR03087 family PEP-CTERM/XrtA system glycosyltransferase: MKKDVLVLAHRIPYPPDKGDKIRTYHMVQHLAQHYRVTLVSLIDDPEDCQHIPALEQMVHRFHYQVRTAKTMRLYAGVSLITGRSFSQQCFYVNDLQQTVDDYLEHQNPAAILCFCSSMADYVFRSRHWPERFHHIPLLDDLIDVDSEKWLQYAEKNNPAMRWLYRREGRLLRTFEQRIVHEFDRVFVVSEEEMNVLGEHVNVDKVEALSNGVDLDYFSLCGVDQQRFATAPCKLVFSGAMDYWPNVEGAVWFAEKIFPLVRQNVPEVSFCIAGRNPAPAVRALEKLPGVEVTGTVPDMRDHLATATICVVPLLIARGIQNKVLEAMAMERPVVATRGAATGTHAVDGEELIVADDEATMAAAIINLLADEPRSRAMGTNARAYVERQHSWASHLQRLSEIIEEQNSA; this comes from the coding sequence ATGAAAAAAGATGTTCTTGTCCTTGCCCATCGTATTCCTTATCCACCGGATAAGGGCGATAAGATCCGCACCTATCATATGGTGCAGCATCTGGCCCAGCACTATCGGGTGACGTTGGTCAGCCTGATTGATGATCCGGAAGATTGCCAACACATCCCGGCTCTGGAACAGATGGTTCATCGGTTCCATTACCAAGTGCGCACAGCCAAAACCATGCGTTTATATGCCGGGGTGTCTCTGATTACCGGGCGCTCCTTCTCCCAGCAATGCTTTTATGTCAACGATTTGCAGCAGACCGTTGACGACTATCTTGAACATCAGAACCCGGCTGCCATCCTGTGCTTCTGTTCCTCCATGGCCGACTATGTGTTCCGTTCCCGCCACTGGCCGGAGCGCTTTCACCATATCCCCCTGCTCGATGATCTGATTGATGTCGATTCGGAAAAATGGCTGCAGTATGCCGAGAAAAACAATCCGGCCATGCGCTGGCTTTATCGACGAGAAGGGCGTTTATTGCGGACTTTCGAACAACGTATTGTCCACGAGTTTGATCGGGTGTTTGTGGTCAGCGAAGAGGAGATGAACGTTCTCGGTGAGCACGTCAATGTCGATAAGGTTGAGGCGCTGTCCAACGGTGTGGATCTCGATTATTTCTCTCTTTGCGGTGTTGACCAGCAACGTTTTGCCACGGCGCCGTGCAAACTGGTGTTTTCCGGGGCCATGGATTATTGGCCCAATGTCGAAGGCGCGGTGTGGTTTGCGGAAAAGATCTTTCCCCTGGTTCGGCAAAACGTTCCAGAGGTGTCGTTCTGCATTGCCGGACGCAATCCAGCACCGGCGGTGCGCGCGCTGGAAAAACTTCCCGGCGTCGAGGTGACCGGCACGGTTCCCGATATGCGCGACCACCTGGCCACGGCAACCATCTGTGTGGTGCCGTTGCTGATTGCTCGCGGCATTCAAAACAAAGTCCTTGAAGCCATGGCCATGGAACGCCCGGTGGTGGCGACCCGTGGTGCGGCAACCGGCACCCATGCCGTTGATGGCGAAGAACTGATTGTTGCCGACGACGAGGCGACAATGGCCGCCGCCATTATCAATCTGCTTGCCGATGAACCACGTAGCCGGGCGATGGGCACTAACGCCAGAGCCTATGTAGAACGGCAACATAGTTGGGCTTCCCATCTGCAGCGGCTCAGTGAAATTATTGAGGAACAAAATAGTGCTTAG
- a CDS encoding TIGR04063 family PEP-CTERM/XrtA system glycosyltransferase, protein MKILHILDHSLPLHSGYTFRSQNLFRAQRKLGYEPVIVTSPKHEESWKGNWAEKEEINGFTYYRTGATPSLPGPMTSEARLMVALARRIHQVARQEQPAILHAHSPVLNALPALWVAHKLKLPLVYEIRAFWEDAAVDHGTTEEGSLRYRLTKRIETMVCRRADHVAILCNGLKNDLVARGIGAQKITPVFNGVNPDDFQPCPADEEYLHSWGLAGKKVIGFIGSFYRYEGLDLLVRSFARVAENQSDTVLLLVGGGEMEGELNALIASLGLTDRVVMPGRIPHERVPGVYAMIDILAYPRYSMRLTELVTPLKPLEAMAMGKVLVASDVGGHKELIDDGQTGLLFKAGDEQALAERLQMLLDNDQQREALQQQGMRWVREHHTWQHTTAVYQDIYAAIKP, encoded by the coding sequence ATGAAAATTCTCCATATCCTTGATCACAGCCTGCCACTGCACAGTGGCTACACCTTTCGCAGTCAGAACCTGTTTCGCGCCCAACGCAAACTGGGTTACGAGCCGGTGATTGTGACCTCACCGAAGCACGAAGAGAGCTGGAAAGGGAACTGGGCTGAAAAGGAAGAGATTAACGGGTTCACCTATTATCGAACCGGCGCGACACCATCGCTGCCGGGACCGATGACCAGCGAAGCGCGGTTGATGGTTGCCCTGGCCCGACGCATCCATCAGGTGGCCCGCCAAGAACAACCGGCCATCCTTCATGCCCATTCGCCGGTCCTCAATGCGCTTCCGGCCTTGTGGGTGGCGCATAAACTCAAGTTGCCACTGGTCTATGAAATTCGTGCCTTCTGGGAAGATGCTGCGGTGGACCACGGCACCACCGAGGAAGGGTCGCTACGTTACCGGCTGACCAAAAGGATTGAAACCATGGTGTGTCGGCGGGCGGATCATGTCGCCATTTTGTGTAATGGTTTAAAAAATGATCTGGTGGCGCGCGGTATTGGCGCACAGAAAATCACCCCGGTATTCAACGGTGTTAACCCGGATGATTTTCAACCTTGCCCGGCAGATGAAGAATATCTGCACAGCTGGGGGCTTGCCGGCAAAAAAGTGATCGGCTTTATCGGCTCGTTTTACCGTTACGAGGGGTTGGATTTGCTGGTGCGTTCCTTTGCGCGGGTTGCCGAAAATCAGTCCGACACTGTGTTGCTGCTGGTCGGCGGCGGCGAGATGGAAGGCGAACTCAACGCATTGATTGCATCTCTGGGGCTGACGGATCGTGTGGTGATGCCTGGTCGCATTCCCCATGAACGGGTGCCGGGTGTCTACGCCATGATCGATATTCTTGCCTATCCTCGCTATTCCATGCGGCTGACCGAGCTCGTGACGCCGCTTAAACCGTTGGAAGCGATGGCCATGGGCAAGGTGCTGGTGGCCAGTGATGTCGGCGGTCATAAAGAACTGATCGACGATGGTCAAACCGGGCTGCTGTTCAAGGCCGGGGATGAACAGGCTCTGGCTGAACGTCTGCAGATGTTGCTCGACAATGACCAGCAACGCGAGGCGCTGCAGCAGCAGGGGATGCGCTGGGTGCGCGAACATCACACCTGGCAGCACACCACAGCGGTGTATCAGGATATTTATGCGGCGATCAAGCCATAG